From the genome of Polyangiaceae bacterium, one region includes:
- a CDS encoding restriction endonuclease subunit S: MGEWREVQLGEVADLLTGFPFKSQYYSDDPADPRLIGGDNIVQGSLRWDNVRRWPHSMTSDLERYWLAPGDVVLAMDRPWIEAGLKRAAIVREDLPALLVQRTARLRGSSTLDNTFLRYVIGSHEFVQYILGVQTGTAVPHISPAQIRAFRFLLPPLSRQRAIAHILGALDDKIELNRRMNETLEAMARALFKSWFVDFDPVRAKAAGRAPSGMDAETAKLFPSEFVQSDMGEIPRGWRVGTVGEFVELQRGAIRQASSAKGSDPVQSF; encoded by the coding sequence ATGGGTGAGTGGCGGGAGGTTCAGCTTGGAGAGGTTGCAGATCTCCTCACGGGCTTTCCATTCAAGAGCCAATACTATTCGGACGATCCCGCTGATCCCCGACTCATTGGTGGCGATAATATCGTTCAGGGATCTCTCCGGTGGGATAATGTTCGGCGGTGGCCGCACTCCATGACAAGTGATCTAGAGCGATATTGGCTAGCACCTGGGGATGTGGTACTCGCGATGGATCGCCCATGGATTGAAGCAGGTTTGAAGCGCGCAGCAATCGTGCGCGAAGACCTCCCGGCGCTGCTTGTTCAGCGTACTGCGCGGCTTCGGGGCAGTTCGACCCTCGACAACACCTTTCTTCGCTACGTCATCGGGAGTCATGAATTTGTTCAATACATCCTCGGAGTGCAAACAGGGACTGCTGTTCCGCATATCAGTCCTGCGCAGATTCGCGCATTTCGATTCTTATTGCCTCCACTCTCTCGGCAGCGCGCCATTGCGCACATCCTCGGCGCGCTGGACGACAAGATCGAGCTGAACCGGCGGATGAACGAAACGCTGGAGGCGATGGCGCGGGCGCTGTTCAAGTCGTGGTTCGTGGATTTCGATCCGGTTCGAGCGAAAGCGGCGGGACGCGCTCCGAGCGGGATGGATGCGGAGACCGCAAAGCTATTCCCGAGCGAATTCGTGCAGTCGGACATGGGGGAGATACCGAGGGGGTGGAGGGTTGGAACGGTAGGTGAATTCGTGGAGCTTCAACGCGGCGCGATTCGACAGGCAAGCAGCGCCAAAGGCAGCGATCCGGTCCAGTCTTTCTAG
- a CDS encoding SAM-dependent DNA methyltransferase, with protein sequence MTNDATKKRGRPAKAAPSADKPAGQSAETSGATLGFEAKLWQAADKLRNNMDAAEYKHVVLGLIFLKYISDAFEEKHAALLADKKSGADAEDPDEYRADNIFWVPKEARWSHLQANAKQPTIGKLVDDAMLAIERDNTKLKGVLPKEFARPGLDKHRLGELIDLIGTIGLGDKQNRSRDVLGRVYEYFLTRFAAAEGKNGGQFYTPQCVVRLLVEMLAPYKGRVFDPCCGSGGMFVSSEKFVEAHGGRIGDVAIYGQESNHTTWRLAMLNLAIRGIDAKILQGDSFHGDAHKDLKADYVLANPPFNDSDWGGQRLREDMRWKYGVPPVGNANFAWVQHFLHHLSPAGIAGFVLANGSMSSQQSGEGEIRKAMVEADLVDCMVALPGQLFYSTQIPVCLWFLARDKKNGLGGRGKRMRNRRHETLFIDARKMGTLIDRVHRELSEEDIARIARTYHVWRGDEVGTYEDVAGFCRSARTEEIASHQYVLTPGRYVGAEEVEEDGEPFDEKMARLVGKLEAQFAEGAKLEKVIRKNLRGLGYG encoded by the coding sequence ATGACGAACGATGCAACGAAGAAGCGAGGGCGCCCGGCGAAAGCCGCTCCTTCCGCCGACAAGCCCGCCGGGCAAAGCGCCGAAACGTCCGGCGCGACGCTCGGCTTCGAGGCGAAGCTTTGGCAAGCGGCCGACAAGCTCCGCAACAACATGGATGCGGCCGAATACAAACACGTGGTCCTCGGCCTCATTTTCTTGAAGTACATATCGGACGCGTTCGAAGAGAAACACGCGGCGCTTTTGGCCGACAAGAAATCCGGCGCGGATGCCGAAGACCCGGACGAATACCGCGCCGACAACATCTTTTGGGTGCCCAAAGAAGCGCGCTGGTCGCATCTGCAAGCCAATGCCAAGCAGCCCACGATTGGAAAGCTCGTCGACGACGCGATGCTGGCCATCGAGCGGGACAATACGAAGCTGAAGGGGGTTTTGCCGAAAGAATTTGCCCGCCCGGGGCTCGACAAGCACCGCCTGGGTGAGCTCATCGATTTGATTGGCACGATTGGGCTTGGCGACAAACAGAACCGCTCGCGGGACGTGCTGGGGCGCGTGTATGAATATTTTCTGACGCGTTTCGCGGCGGCGGAGGGCAAAAACGGGGGGCAATTTTATACGCCTCAATGCGTCGTGCGGCTGCTCGTGGAAATGCTGGCGCCGTACAAGGGGCGGGTCTTCGATCCGTGTTGTGGATCGGGCGGCATGTTCGTATCGAGCGAAAAGTTCGTGGAGGCGCATGGCGGGCGCATTGGGGACGTGGCCATTTACGGGCAGGAGTCGAATCACACGACGTGGCGGCTGGCGATGCTGAACTTGGCGATTCGCGGCATCGACGCGAAGATTTTGCAGGGCGACAGTTTTCACGGTGATGCGCACAAGGACCTGAAGGCCGATTACGTGCTGGCGAATCCGCCCTTCAATGACAGCGATTGGGGCGGGCAGCGGCTGCGGGAGGACATGCGCTGGAAGTATGGCGTGCCGCCCGTGGGGAATGCGAACTTCGCGTGGGTGCAGCACTTTTTGCATCACCTTTCGCCGGCGGGCATTGCGGGGTTCGTTTTGGCGAATGGGAGCATGTCGTCGCAGCAATCGGGGGAGGGTGAAATCCGCAAGGCGATGGTGGAGGCGGATTTGGTGGATTGCATGGTGGCGCTGCCGGGGCAGCTCTTTTATTCGACGCAGATCCCGGTGTGTTTGTGGTTTTTGGCGCGTGACAAGAAGAATGGTCTCGGTGGGCGGGGCAAGCGGATGCGCAATCGGCGGCACGAGACGCTGTTCATCGATGCGCGGAAGATGGGGACGCTGATCGACCGGGTGCATCGGGAGCTGAGCGAGGAGGACATTGCGAGAATTGCGCGGACGTACCACGTGTGGCGAGGGGATGAAGTGGGCACGTACGAGGACGTGGCGGGGTTTTGTCGCAGCGCGCGGACGGAGGAGATTGCATCGCATCAGTATGTGCTGACGCCGGGGCGGTACGTGGGTGCGGAAGAGGTGGAGGAGGACGGGGAGCCATTCGATGAAAAAATGGCGCGGCTGGTGGGGAAGCTGGAGGCGCAATTCGCAGAAGGGGCGAAGCTGGAGAAGGTGATCCGGAAGAATTTGAGGGGGTTGGGGTATGGGTGA
- a CDS encoding serine/threonine protein kinase, producing the protein MGTWAARFRGAAPTRSPPRRGIPVNTTLAAQTPEATSDDPITRQAHARVGLVLRGKWRIDQLLGVGGMAAVYAGQHRNGKRGAIKMLHLELSTDTEARARFLHEGYMANQVDHPGAVSILDDDVAEDGSVFLVMELLEGQSVAALAESRPNGQLGLGETLRIADQLLDVLVVAHAKGLVHRDLKPDNLFLTKDGTLKVLDFGLARVRETPGAVKLTKTGMMMGTPAFMPPEQALGEWSRVDARSDLWAVGASMFALLTGRMVHDAPTLNQLLLKAMTAPAPPIRSLLPGLPADVADVVDRALAFDPNDRWPSAGAMQRAVRDALASVAARGEQHQVVATANSSVELGSAKTVLAGAQPTRGKLPLGALFGAALLLCALAGTGFMMLRTTRPASTPPPAPPPPPAATAPQILPTTATATTAEPPTPSALPAATAVDVRPNAEPTATASASAQARPAPANTGTSATEEAPAQGEAGPDRWERGCHRRGHPRGDAHRWCAGRKGARAAALSAGRRGHGQG; encoded by the coding sequence ATGGGAACGTGGGCGGCCCGGTTCAGGGGCGCTGCGCCTACGCGGAGCCCGCCGCGCCGAGGGATCCCGGTGAATACGACCCTCGCCGCGCAAACACCCGAGGCGACGAGCGACGATCCGATCACGCGCCAGGCACACGCCCGCGTCGGGCTCGTGCTGCGCGGCAAGTGGCGCATCGACCAGCTCCTCGGCGTCGGCGGCATGGCCGCCGTCTACGCAGGCCAGCACCGCAACGGCAAACGCGGCGCCATCAAAATGCTCCACCTCGAGCTGTCGACGGACACCGAAGCTCGCGCGCGCTTCCTGCACGAAGGCTACATGGCAAACCAGGTCGACCACCCCGGCGCCGTCAGCATTCTCGACGACGACGTGGCCGAAGACGGCTCGGTGTTCCTCGTCATGGAGCTGCTCGAAGGCCAAAGCGTCGCAGCGCTCGCTGAATCGCGACCCAACGGGCAGCTCGGCCTGGGCGAAACGCTGCGCATCGCAGATCAACTCCTCGACGTGCTCGTGGTCGCTCACGCAAAGGGCCTCGTGCACCGAGACCTCAAGCCCGATAACCTCTTTCTAACGAAAGACGGCACCCTGAAAGTGCTCGATTTCGGGCTCGCGCGGGTCCGCGAGACGCCCGGTGCGGTGAAGTTGACCAAGACCGGCATGATGATGGGCACGCCGGCGTTCATGCCGCCCGAGCAAGCACTGGGCGAATGGAGCCGCGTCGATGCACGCTCGGACCTCTGGGCCGTGGGCGCGTCGATGTTCGCGCTGCTGACCGGCCGGATGGTCCACGATGCACCAACGCTCAACCAGCTCCTGCTCAAGGCGATGACCGCACCCGCGCCGCCAATCCGCAGCCTGCTGCCGGGCCTGCCAGCGGACGTGGCGGACGTGGTGGACCGCGCGCTCGCGTTCGATCCGAATGACCGCTGGCCCAGCGCGGGCGCAATGCAAAGGGCCGTGCGCGACGCGCTGGCATCGGTCGCCGCGCGGGGCGAGCAGCATCAGGTCGTCGCAACGGCAAACTCGTCGGTCGAGCTTGGAAGCGCCAAGACGGTCCTGGCCGGCGCGCAGCCAACGCGCGGCAAACTGCCGCTCGGCGCGCTGTTCGGCGCCGCACTGTTGCTCTGCGCGCTCGCAGGGACCGGCTTCATGATGCTGCGCACGACCCGACCGGCATCTACACCTCCACCGGCGCCTCCGCCCCCACCCGCGGCGACCGCCCCTCAGATCCTGCCGACCACCGCGACGGCCACGACGGCGGAGCCCCCCACGCCTTCGGCCTTGCCGGCGGCGACGGCCGTCGATGTGCGACCCAACGCCGAGCCCACCGCGACGGCATCGGCATCGGCGCAGGCGCGTCCGGCACCGGCAAACACGGGCACATCGGCCACCGAAGAAGCCCCGGCTCAAGGTGAAGCAGGGCCCGACAGGTGGGAGCGCGGCTGCCATCGCCGTGGTCACCCTCGCGGCGACGCCCACCGCTGGTGCGCAGGACGCAAAGGCGCGCGCGCAGCAGCTCTTTCAGCAGGGCGTCGAGGCCATGGACAAGGGTGA
- a CDS encoding HNH endonuclease, translating to MPKDADGKPYKWWRDPKIVAQPNVQKVGGFVSGVAVGALPGGAMGSDVLIETRMLPQGTRDARIGKALGEIVVGGGQFFVGIGGVAAGTGMSATGGGAAPGALICLGSITLVANGGATFCHGAEQLTLELLFKRDDTQATVIPIAPPPPPKPVAPKPPPPKPKPLPIAKPAPKPTPTKTTTTTRVRGAREPTTTTTTSASGTRTTTRPRQPLPNPVKARKPHQPDPEKWTKKGGTIKENADGTRTFTRKDGVAVTYDKHGYPDFTAYRHPRVKDVQIEFTGNYPKDFKRANEAAKLAETPLGYTWHHHQDGKTMQLIEQTVHRDFYHTGGMAKAK from the coding sequence TTGCCCAAGGATGCCGATGGCAAACCCTACAAATGGTGGCGCGATCCTAAAATCGTAGCGCAGCCGAACGTGCAAAAAGTGGGCGGCTTCGTTTCGGGCGTAGCGGTTGGAGCGCTACCTGGCGGTGCCATGGGCTCGGATGTGCTCATTGAAACGCGCATGTTGCCGCAAGGCACGCGTGACGCTCGCATTGGCAAAGCGCTGGGCGAAATCGTGGTGGGCGGCGGCCAATTCTTCGTGGGAATCGGTGGCGTAGCGGCCGGCACGGGGATGAGCGCCACCGGTGGAGGCGCTGCACCTGGCGCGCTGATTTGTTTGGGCAGCATTACGCTCGTGGCCAATGGTGGGGCCACGTTTTGCCATGGCGCCGAGCAGCTCACGCTGGAATTGCTTTTCAAGCGCGACGACACGCAGGCGACCGTGATACCCATCGCGCCGCCGCCTCCGCCGAAACCGGTCGCGCCAAAACCGCCGCCTCCAAAGCCAAAACCGTTACCGATTGCCAAACCGGCGCCGAAGCCGACGCCGACCAAGACCACGACGACGACGCGGGTCAGGGGGGCGCGCGAGCCAACGACGACGACCACGACGAGCGCGTCAGGCACGAGGACGACGACGCGACCGCGGCAACCTTTGCCAAACCCGGTGAAGGCGCGAAAGCCGCACCAGCCGGACCCGGAAAAGTGGACGAAGAAGGGCGGTACGATTAAAGAGAATGCGGATGGAACAAGGACGTTCACGCGAAAAGATGGGGTGGCAGTCACCTACGACAAGCATGGGTATCCGGACTTTACGGCGTACAGGCACCCGCGGGTGAAGGACGTGCAGATTGAGTTTACGGGGAACTATCCGAAGGACTTCAAGCGTGCAAACGAGGCTGCAAAGCTGGCAGAAACCCCACTGGGATACACGTGGCACCATCATCAAGATGGTAAAACCATGCAATTAATCGAACAAACTGTCCACAGGGACTTCTACCACACCGGTGGTATGGCAAAAGCAAAATGA
- a CDS encoding SMI1/KNR4 family protein — MKVDNPFGATSKDEIEQFEKRRGIALPQEYKRFLLKSNGGRPVPDTFDVPGWAHDGSVIHHFHGIHWGEYYKLDEECEAYQDRIPADLLPIAADVFGNAICLGWKGKRRGKIYFWDHEDELDENGLSRQDYSNVFLVANSLEEFLGKLKEPED, encoded by the coding sequence ATGAAGGTCGACAACCCATTTGGTGCTACGTCCAAAGATGAGATTGAGCAATTCGAAAAACGTCGAGGCATCGCGTTGCCGCAAGAATACAAGCGATTTCTGCTCAAGTCCAACGGTGGCAGGCCGGTTCCGGATACATTCGACGTTCCAGGATGGGCACACGATGGAAGCGTCATACACCATTTTCACGGCATTCATTGGGGCGAGTACTACAAGCTGGACGAGGAGTGTGAAGCATATCAAGACCGTATTCCCGCAGATCTACTACCAATAGCAGCGGATGTATTTGGGAATGCAATCTGCCTCGGCTGGAAAGGAAAGCGCCGGGGCAAGATCTACTTTTGGGATCACGAAGACGAGCTCGATGAGAATGGCTTGTCCCGTCAGGACTACAGCAACGTGTTTCTGGTGGCGAACAGCTTGGAAGAGTTCTTGGGCAAGCTCAAAGAGCCCGAGGATTGA
- a CDS encoding PilZ domain-containing protein: MERRSGPRTVCDYGLTAFVDGFRHVCRAVDLSVGGLVFERSRSLLGRDLPLVTAFELNVGRGRPIRLRGRPVWSQDRLTAIRFVAINDADRLTIAEYLDRKMVLGDPVH, from the coding sequence ATGGAACGACGCTCCGGACCTCGGACGGTCTGCGATTACGGCTTGACGGCTTTCGTGGATGGCTTCCGCCACGTGTGCCGAGCGGTCGATTTGTCCGTGGGGGGACTCGTGTTCGAGCGGTCGCGTAGCCTCTTGGGACGCGACCTGCCTCTGGTGACGGCGTTCGAGCTGAACGTGGGACGAGGTCGTCCGATACGATTGCGAGGCCGCCCCGTGTGGAGTCAAGATCGACTCACGGCAATACGGTTCGTCGCAATCAACGACGCGGATAGGCTCACGATCGCCGAGTACCTCGATCGCAAAATGGTCCTTGGCGATCCGGTACATTGA
- a CDS encoding 5-formyltetrahydrofolate cyclo-ligase: protein MDELDDLDPEAVKILAYRAKIELRKRARALRNTIPESAIAERSARIRTKLEAFPRFVAAKRVALFWPIVHRNEVDLRPLVETLTARGVSIAFPSIDPETRVMTFRYPANPQAMEERGLGFAEPAYEDPEATELDVVIVPALGLDAAGNRIGYGAGFYDRTLPRFCPPALSIGVVFDFQLLAEVPLTDGDVPVHAVVTDERTFNRA, encoded by the coding sequence ATGGATGAGCTGGACGATCTCGACCCCGAGGCAGTGAAAATTCTGGCGTACCGAGCCAAGATCGAGCTGCGAAAACGCGCTCGTGCGCTCCGCAATACGATCCCCGAGAGCGCGATCGCCGAGCGTTCTGCAAGAATCCGCACCAAGCTCGAAGCTTTCCCTCGCTTCGTCGCTGCCAAGCGCGTGGCTCTCTTCTGGCCCATCGTACACCGCAACGAAGTGGACCTGCGCCCGCTCGTCGAAACGCTCACCGCGCGAGGTGTTTCCATCGCATTTCCGTCGATCGATCCAGAAACGCGCGTGATGACGTTTCGGTATCCTGCAAATCCCCAAGCCATGGAAGAACGTGGCCTCGGGTTTGCCGAACCTGCCTACGAAGACCCGGAGGCCACCGAGCTCGACGTGGTCATCGTTCCCGCCCTGGGCCTCGATGCAGCGGGAAATCGAATTGGATATGGGGCCGGATTTTACGATCGCACCTTGCCGCGATTCTGCCCGCCGGCATTATCCATCGGCGTCGTTTTCGATTTTCAATTGCTCGCCGAAGTTCCGCTGACCGACGGCGACGTGCCCGTGCATGCCGTCGTGACGGACGAGCGCACATTCAATCGTGCTTGA
- a CDS encoding glycosyltransferase family 2 protein: MRPCAIIPAYRATRTVADVVRETRALWPVPDAVFVVDDGSLDETADLARGAGAIVLSHARNRGKGAALRTGMAHAAKLGFDVAVTLDADAQHPPAEAARLAFVEPDPNALVLGIRDLVRAGAPRPNQVSNRISNFYLSLFTGRILADTQCGLRRYPIATTLALGGRDDGYAFEAEIIMRAIAAGVRIVEEPIDVIYPPGRERVSHFDSVRDPARIIRRVVLTMVDVRLNPVRVPAPTRAHHDGPDRISRDSSRESIAGL, encoded by the coding sequence GTGCGTCCTTGTGCGATCATCCCGGCTTATCGAGCAACACGTACCGTGGCGGACGTCGTTCGCGAAACGCGAGCCCTTTGGCCCGTTCCGGACGCGGTCTTCGTCGTCGACGATGGTTCGCTGGATGAAACGGCCGACCTTGCGCGTGGCGCGGGGGCGATCGTGCTTTCGCATGCGAGAAACCGAGGCAAAGGAGCGGCTTTGCGCACGGGGATGGCGCATGCGGCGAAGCTTGGTTTCGACGTCGCCGTGACGCTCGATGCAGACGCTCAGCATCCGCCTGCCGAGGCTGCGCGGCTGGCGTTCGTCGAGCCCGATCCGAATGCGCTGGTGCTGGGTATTCGGGACCTCGTGCGAGCGGGCGCGCCGCGGCCGAACCAAGTGTCCAATCGAATTTCCAATTTTTATTTGTCGCTCTTCACGGGGCGAATCCTGGCCGACACGCAATGCGGTTTGCGTCGTTATCCGATTGCGACGACGCTTGCGTTGGGCGGACGAGATGATGGTTATGCCTTCGAGGCGGAGATCATCATGCGGGCGATTGCAGCGGGAGTGCGTATCGTCGAAGAGCCCATCGACGTCATTTATCCCCCCGGACGTGAACGCGTGAGCCATTTCGACAGCGTACGCGATCCGGCTCGGATCATTCGGCGTGTCGTTTTGACCATGGTCGACGTGCGACTGAATCCCGTTCGAGTGCCTGCGCCGACGCGTGCCCATCATGATGGCCCCGACCGCATTTCACGCGATTCGTCGCGTGAAAGCATTGCGGGGCTTTGA
- a CDS encoding outer membrane lipoprotein carrier protein LolA — protein sequence MHRRDVLKVAVWAGGIACLPRVALADDVSDALGEIKKARAGLKTLVGPFVQERTIGLLATTVKSDGEVTMVLPDRLRWELKPPDAVTYWIGPEGFSFSTPQGSTKVGKAAAGRFGAVLGDLMILLGGDLEKLRARYDFKVPSRKDGITLRAFPKAEDVKKHVKRIEMRSGPELWTIREITIEEQSGDLSVIRFGKMVRDVRVDPSKMAPRKS from the coding sequence ATGCATCGACGTGACGTTTTGAAAGTGGCCGTTTGGGCGGGTGGGATTGCGTGTTTGCCGCGTGTGGCGTTGGCGGATGACGTGAGTGATGCCTTGGGCGAAATCAAAAAGGCTCGCGCAGGCTTGAAGACGCTCGTCGGTCCGTTCGTGCAAGAGCGAACGATTGGTTTATTGGCAACGACGGTCAAGAGCGACGGCGAGGTCACGATGGTTCTTCCTGACAGACTTCGTTGGGAGCTGAAGCCACCGGATGCGGTGACGTATTGGATTGGCCCCGAGGGATTTTCGTTTTCGACGCCGCAAGGGTCGACGAAGGTGGGCAAAGCTGCGGCGGGGCGATTCGGCGCGGTGCTCGGCGACCTGATGATTCTGCTCGGCGGGGACCTCGAAAAGCTCCGCGCTCGGTACGATTTCAAGGTACCCAGCCGCAAAGACGGCATTACGCTGCGCGCCTTTCCGAAAGCGGAAGACGTGAAGAAACACGTCAAGCGTATCGAAATGCGTTCGGGGCCCGAGCTTTGGACGATACGCGAGATCACGATCGAGGAGCAAAGTGGGGATCTCAGCGTCATCCGTTTTGGAAAGATGGTGCGCGACGTTCGAGTGGATCCGTCGAAAATGGCTCCGCGGAAATCCTGA
- a CDS encoding DegT/DnrJ/EryC1/StrS family aminotransferase, whose product MRVPFFDMRAELEQVRNEVDAAIRRVLDSGAFIGGAEVEAFQRELAGAAHCGYAVGTSSGTDALVALLMALGVGHGDEVVTTPLTFFATAGAAARLGARIVFADIDDPTLTLDPNLALAACSPRTRAIITVHLYGHPAVVPDAPVPIIEDAAHSVVGVPLRGVAAALSFFPTKNLGALGDAGAVVTNDAHLADRIALLRGQGARPKYHHLAVGGNFRLDALQAAVLRAKLPHLAEWNARRRAHADRYRAALGAANVPSDLRLPPDHPQHVYHQFVIRAPRRDELRRYLADAGIGTEVYYPEPLHLQPCFAELGYRPGSLPLAERACAELLALPIHPAMAAQAEEYIVDKIAAFYQQ is encoded by the coding sequence ATGCGAGTTCCTTTTTTCGACATGCGCGCCGAGCTCGAGCAAGTGCGCAATGAAGTCGATGCAGCCATCCGGCGGGTGCTCGATTCGGGCGCATTCATTGGAGGTGCGGAGGTCGAGGCATTTCAGCGTGAGCTCGCTGGTGCTGCGCATTGTGGGTATGCCGTTGGCACGAGCTCGGGGACCGATGCGCTCGTTGCATTGCTCATGGCGCTCGGCGTGGGGCATGGCGATGAAGTGGTCACGACGCCGCTCACGTTTTTCGCGACGGCTGGAGCAGCGGCGCGGCTCGGTGCGCGCATTGTATTTGCCGATATCGACGACCCTACGTTGACGCTCGATCCAAATCTAGCGCTCGCCGCATGTTCGCCTCGCACGCGGGCGATCATCACGGTGCATTTGTATGGCCATCCGGCGGTCGTTCCGGATGCTCCCGTACCGATCATCGAAGATGCGGCGCATAGCGTCGTGGGTGTTCCGCTTCGAGGTGTCGCGGCTGCGCTTTCATTTTTCCCGACCAAAAACCTGGGCGCGCTGGGCGATGCGGGTGCTGTCGTGACGAACGATGCACACTTGGCCGATCGGATCGCATTGCTTCGAGGTCAGGGGGCTCGGCCGAAATACCATCATCTTGCGGTGGGCGGCAATTTTCGCCTCGATGCGCTTCAAGCGGCGGTTCTTCGCGCCAAACTTCCGCATCTTGCCGAATGGAATGCTCGGCGCAGAGCGCACGCCGACCGTTATCGAGCAGCGCTGGGTGCTGCGAACGTGCCGTCCGACTTACGGCTTCCACCGGATCATCCGCAGCATGTGTACCATCAATTCGTCATTCGAGCGCCGCGTCGGGACGAGCTTCGACGCTACTTGGCCGATGCGGGTATTGGTACGGAAGTGTATTACCCCGAACCGCTTCATCTTCAGCCGTGTTTTGCGGAACTCGGATATCGACCGGGGTCTTTGCCTTTGGCCGAGCGAGCGTGTGCGGAATTGCTGGCGCTGCCCATTCATCCTGCGATGGCGGCACAGGCGGAGGAATACATTGTCGATAAAATCGCAGCTTTTTATCAGCAGTGA
- a CDS encoding carboxylesterase family protein translates to MTRSPYTFSACALLFGLFATGCGSNDPAPAKADPLPIGPLEVQTDKGPVEGVTIGATRAFLGIPYAAPPVGDLRWKPPVPHEPWTETFQARMKGAPCAQIGLIGGMLDSASKEDCLTLNVWAPERLATQAPPVLVWIHGGAFVLGSNRDLMYDGQVLAEMTGAVVVNINYRLGAFGYLALSELEAEDSAHPSTGVYGLEDQRAALEWVKNNIAAFGGDPNRVMLFGESAGGISTCMQMVSPQSKGLFQSAVIESGPCDSVTAKDKALALGAQFVGALGCTGAPDVLACLRGKTTSEVATALPSSTDLIFGDGARWFPVLDGWFLPEKPLTLLESGNFNKVPTILGSNADEGSLFFYLGDTKIADDAQLETFAEQLVPGHGKDVVAQYSSATYGTAQKAAEAAVGHAGFVCPTRRAARALAKSGTPTYQYHFTYAPPGSLFPDLGAFHAAEIKFVFGIPSQLTPAPLSDEELVLSSAIQGYWSRLAGSGDPNGKEALAWPKYDAAKDETMVLDLTSKVESGVNKDICDFWDGLEVQVP, encoded by the coding sequence ATGACCAGATCTCCATACACTTTTTCTGCGTGCGCGCTGCTCTTCGGTCTTTTCGCGACGGGGTGTGGGTCGAATGATCCTGCGCCGGCGAAAGCCGACCCGCTTCCCATCGGGCCGCTCGAGGTGCAGACCGACAAAGGGCCGGTCGAAGGCGTGACCATTGGGGCGACGCGTGCATTCTTGGGCATTCCTTACGCAGCTCCGCCCGTGGGCGATTTGCGCTGGAAGCCGCCCGTGCCGCACGAGCCTTGGACGGAGACTTTTCAAGCGCGCATGAAAGGGGCGCCGTGCGCGCAGATCGGTCTCATTGGCGGGATGCTCGATTCGGCGTCGAAAGAAGATTGCCTCACGCTCAACGTTTGGGCGCCGGAACGCCTCGCGACGCAAGCTCCGCCGGTGCTCGTGTGGATTCACGGTGGGGCGTTCGTTTTGGGTAGCAATCGAGACTTGATGTACGATGGTCAAGTGCTCGCCGAAATGACGGGTGCGGTCGTCGTCAACATCAATTATCGTCTCGGTGCATTCGGGTATCTCGCATTGTCGGAGCTCGAAGCCGAGGATTCGGCGCATCCGTCGACGGGCGTGTATGGTCTCGAAGATCAACGCGCAGCGCTCGAATGGGTAAAGAACAACATTGCTGCATTTGGTGGTGATCCAAATCGGGTGATGCTATTTGGTGAATCGGCGGGAGGCATCAGCACGTGCATGCAGATGGTTTCGCCGCAGAGCAAGGGCTTGTTTCAGTCGGCGGTCATTGAAAGCGGCCCATGCGATAGCGTGACGGCCAAGGACAAGGCATTGGCGCTGGGCGCTCAATTCGTCGGAGCGCTCGGGTGTACGGGAGCGCCCGACGTGCTTGCGTGTTTGCGCGGAAAAACCACATCGGAGGTCGCCACTGCATTGCCGTCGAGTACGGATTTGATATTCGGCGACGGTGCGCGCTGGTTCCCGGTGCTCGATGGATGGTTCCTCCCTGAAAAACCGCTTACGTTGCTCGAGTCCGGCAATTTTAATAAGGTTCCGACGATACTTGGATCCAACGCGGACGAGGGGTCGCTCTTTTTCTATTTGGGCGACACGAAAATCGCCGACGATGCGCAACTCGAAACATTCGCGGAGCAGCTCGTGCCCGGGCATGGCAAAGACGTCGTTGCGCAATATTCGAGCGCCACGTATGGCACGGCGCAAAAGGCGGCCGAGGCAGCCGTGGGACATGCGGGGTTCGTTTGTCCGACGCGTCGAGCGGCGCGAGCGCTCGCGAAGAGCGGCACGCCTACGTACCAATATCACTTTACGTATGCGCCTCCAGGGAGCTTGTTCCCCGACCTCGGGGCATTCCATGCGGCGGAGATCAAGTTCGTTTTCGGCATTCCGTCGCAGCTCACACCTGCGCCGCTTTCGGACGAAGAGCTTGTGCTATCGAGCGCAATTCAGGGCTATTGGTCGCGCCTCGCTGGCAGTGGTGATCCCAATGGCAAAGAAGCTCTCGCCTGGCCGAAGTACGATGCGGCCAAGGACGAAACGATGGTCCTTGATTTGACGTCCAAGGTCGAATCTGGGGTGAACAAGGACATTTGCGATTTCTGGGACGGGCTCGAGGTTCAAGTGCCATAA